The Sphingobium aromaticiconvertens genome has a segment encoding these proteins:
- a CDS encoding ATP-binding cassette domain-containing protein, which yields MTAALRLGGGLALLVAVIAAACVLNGYYIFVLGQIALLTIVGIGLNILIGLSGQISFGHAGFYALGAYAVAIPTSRGWLSFWIAWPLGALISAALGAVLALPALRVKGPYLAMVTIAFGLVIEQSLVEFEGLTGGQNGILDIPTISLAGLALGDRGTVILALVTAAILFVCFLRLSRGNWGAALRAVRDSEAASASIGIDPIHVRIVAFVLSAFCAGLAGGLFAPMAAFVTPQSFNLSLSILFVLVVVIGGSGARSGPIIGAIVVGLLPELLSAFEAYRLLAYGVLVLIVLWLAPGGIAAFLPRAKASKPDSEDGRTIADLLFARARRPLGATGLTIAFGGIRAVNSVDLTIAPGQVTALIGPNGAGKSTVINMLSGFYRPDTGECRLGADRLAPGKPFFSARTGVARTYQRSALFESLSIENNVILAMRRGRLGPLLAAGGKALALDAARARGLLRACGYLGSTDALAGGLAHVDRRLVEIARALATDPDVILLDEPAAGLSQAEKRQLGSLLRSIAGAGIGICLVEHDMALVMTASDAVVVLRTGTLIAAGTPAQVQADPVVREAYLGGGTIRNDAPAVPARGADHLNAYALHAGYGAASVLSGIDISVRRGEAVALLGANGAGKSTLMRVLAGLLPPTQGTIRLNDTAIDNLSAAGRVRHGLALVPEGRQVFPELSVRDNIRLGGFIRRAGSSERLESMLERFPRLRERIDQRAGLLSGGEQQMLAVARALMAEPKILLLDEPSLGLAPQIAEELFQQLRQLCANGISLLIVDQLADLALAVASRAYVLREGHVVAEGSAIDIAANPALAAAYLGDG from the coding sequence ATGACCGCCGCGCTTCGCCTTGGCGGTGGCCTCGCCCTGCTGGTCGCCGTGATCGCCGCTGCCTGCGTCCTTAACGGCTATTATATCTTCGTGCTTGGCCAGATCGCTCTGCTGACGATCGTGGGCATCGGCCTGAATATCCTGATTGGCCTGAGCGGTCAGATTTCCTTTGGCCATGCCGGATTTTACGCACTGGGCGCCTATGCCGTTGCGATCCCCACGTCGCGGGGATGGCTGAGCTTCTGGATCGCCTGGCCGCTCGGCGCGCTGATCAGCGCAGCGCTGGGCGCGGTGCTGGCGCTGCCAGCGCTGCGCGTGAAGGGACCATATCTGGCGATGGTGACGATCGCTTTTGGGCTGGTCATCGAACAGTCGCTGGTCGAGTTCGAAGGGCTGACCGGCGGCCAAAATGGCATCTTGGATATCCCGACAATCTCGCTGGCAGGCCTTGCGCTGGGGGACAGGGGCACGGTGATCCTGGCGCTGGTAACGGCCGCTATCCTTTTCGTCTGTTTCCTTCGCCTGTCGCGCGGCAACTGGGGTGCTGCCCTGCGTGCGGTGCGCGATTCGGAAGCTGCCTCGGCCTCCATCGGCATCGACCCCATCCATGTACGGATCGTGGCGTTCGTCTTGTCCGCCTTTTGCGCGGGGCTTGCCGGTGGGCTGTTCGCGCCGATGGCGGCGTTCGTGACGCCGCAGAGTTTCAACCTCAGCCTGTCGATCCTGTTCGTGCTCGTCGTGGTGATCGGCGGCTCTGGTGCCCGCAGCGGCCCGATCATCGGCGCAATCGTCGTGGGCCTGCTACCTGAGCTGTTGTCGGCATTCGAAGCCTATCGACTGCTTGCCTATGGCGTCCTGGTCCTGATCGTCCTTTGGCTCGCACCGGGCGGCATCGCCGCCTTCCTCCCTCGCGCCAAGGCATCAAAGCCCGACAGCGAAGACGGGCGCACCATCGCCGATCTTCTGTTTGCGCGAGCGCGCAGGCCGCTGGGGGCGACAGGCCTCACCATCGCTTTTGGTGGCATCCGTGCGGTGAACAGCGTCGACCTGACGATAGCACCCGGCCAGGTCACGGCTCTCATCGGCCCGAATGGCGCGGGCAAGTCGACCGTGATCAACATGCTGAGCGGTTTCTACCGCCCTGATACGGGCGAGTGCCGATTGGGCGCCGATCGCCTGGCCCCCGGAAAGCCATTCTTCTCTGCACGCACCGGTGTTGCGCGTACCTACCAGCGCTCCGCACTGTTCGAGAGTCTGAGCATCGAGAACAATGTCATACTGGCCATGCGGCGCGGACGGTTGGGGCCGTTGCTGGCGGCGGGCGGAAAGGCCCTTGCGCTGGATGCCGCCCGGGCGCGCGGCCTGCTCCGCGCCTGCGGCTATCTGGGGTCGACCGACGCGTTGGCAGGTGGCCTTGCCCATGTCGATCGCAGGCTGGTCGAGATTGCCCGTGCGCTGGCCACCGATCCCGACGTCATCCTGCTGGACGAGCCTGCGGCGGGTCTTTCACAGGCGGAAAAGCGGCAGTTGGGATCGCTGCTAAGGTCCATCGCCGGCGCTGGCATCGGCATATGCCTTGTCGAGCATGACATGGCGCTGGTCATGACCGCGTCGGACGCGGTCGTCGTCCTGCGCACCGGCACCCTCATTGCGGCAGGAACCCCGGCGCAGGTTCAGGCCGACCCCGTGGTGCGGGAAGCGTATCTGGGCGGGGGCACCATCCGCAACGATGCCCCCGCCGTGCCTGCACGGGGCGCCGACCACCTTAATGCCTATGCCTTGCACGCGGGTTATGGCGCCGCATCCGTGCTGTCGGGAATCGACATCAGCGTGCGCCGGGGGGAAGCGGTCGCCTTGCTCGGCGCCAATGGTGCTGGGAAATCAACGCTGATGCGCGTTCTTGCGGGCCTGTTGCCACCAACGCAGGGCACCATACGCCTCAACGATACCGCGATCGACAACCTGTCAGCGGCGGGGCGTGTGCGTCATGGCCTGGCGCTGGTGCCGGAGGGGCGGCAGGTTTTTCCCGAACTTTCGGTGCGCGACAACATTCGCTTGGGGGGCTTTATCAGGCGGGCCGGATCATCCGAACGGCTAGAGTCCATGCTGGAGCGGTTCCCACGCCTGCGCGAGCGCATCGACCAGAGGGCGGGCCTGCTGTCGGGCGGTGAGCAGCAGATGTTGGCGGTTGCCCGCGCGTTGATGGCAGAACCCAAGATATTGCTGCTCGACGAACCGTCGCTCGGCCTGGCACCACAGATAGCGGAAGAGCTTTTTCAGCAACTTCGGCAGCTGTGCGCGAACGGTATCAGCTTACTTATCGTCGACCAATTGGCCGATCTGGCGCTGGCCGTGGCAAGCCGAGCCTATGTCCTGCGTGAAGGCCATGTCGTTGCGGAAGGGTCGGCCATCGATATTGCGGCTAATCCGGCGCTGGCAGCGGCCTATCTCGGTGATGGATGA
- a CDS encoding branched-chain amino acid ABC transporter permease produces the protein MDSLSVLLSGLALGSVYGLVALGFHISWSVCGAVNFAQGSSAMMGAVATFMLWQAGLPMPLAIILALMLCAFYGLLVEQLAVRPFLARRSDAWLMATVALGLVCDNGMMLVFGAEPRSLPSPLATGSVSVAGMDLGIYPLHLLMPVVVLVLACALDLVRRKTLAGIAMQAVAQNRDAASLVGIPVPIMIAIAFMLSSLLAGIGGILIAPLANVQTDMGVVLGLKAFAVAILGGLGNAWGIVAAGLLFGMAEAAVTLSLGSGFTQIVTFALVIAALAIRPQGLLGRALVRKA, from the coding sequence ATGGACAGCCTTTCCGTCCTGTTGAGCGGCCTGGCGCTGGGCAGCGTCTATGGCCTAGTCGCCTTGGGGTTCCATATCAGTTGGTCCGTCTGTGGCGCGGTGAATTTCGCGCAGGGCAGCAGCGCCATGATGGGCGCGGTCGCGACATTCATGCTCTGGCAGGCGGGGCTGCCCATGCCGCTCGCCATCATTTTGGCGCTGATGCTGTGCGCCTTTTACGGCCTGCTGGTCGAGCAACTGGCGGTGCGCCCATTCCTGGCGCGCAGGTCTGACGCCTGGTTGATGGCCACGGTTGCGCTGGGCCTGGTGTGCGACAATGGGATGATGCTGGTCTTCGGCGCGGAGCCTCGCTCCCTGCCCTCCCCGCTTGCCACCGGCTCCGTGTCCGTGGCGGGCATGGACCTTGGCATCTATCCGCTGCATCTGTTGATGCCTGTGGTGGTGCTTGTGCTTGCCTGCGCTCTCGACCTTGTCCGTCGCAAGACGCTGGCGGGCATCGCGATGCAGGCGGTCGCCCAGAATCGCGATGCCGCCAGTCTGGTCGGCATCCCGGTTCCGATCATGATCGCCATCGCCTTCATGCTGTCCTCGCTTCTCGCCGGCATAGGCGGCATCCTGATTGCGCCGCTCGCCAACGTTCAGACTGATATGGGCGTCGTACTGGGCCTCAAGGCGTTCGCTGTCGCGATTCTGGGTGGCCTTGGTAACGCATGGGGCATCGTTGCGGCGGGCCTGCTCTTCGGCATGGCGGAAGCGGCCGTCACCCTGTCGCTGGGATCGGGCTTTACCCAGATTGTGACCTTTGCGTTGGTCATCGCCGCGCTAGCGATCCGGCCGCAGGGTCTGCTCGGTCGCGCGCTGGTTCGCAAGGCATGA
- a CDS encoding ABC transporter substrate-binding protein, giving the protein MIHPNRRAMLTGMILATAGMTLGLGACGSGDTIKVGLITALSAQSARSGEAITRGLTIAIDEINASGGLLGKKLELIRRDDESNPAKGVIAARELIHKEGVVLLFGGLDTPVARAIVPVATEAGVPFIIPWAAGTAITHNGTNPNYVFRVSAVDEQVDKAMVTFATANYAAKRPGLILLNNPWGQSNEKGLKTALGAAGLPVAGSEKFEASDVDLGPQLGRLRAADADVLMLVATVGPSAQVVKALDQMGWDVPVVSHWGPAGGRFGELAGRSASRVKFVQTYSFFGPSTPVRDKVMKALQAKYPDIKGPGDVTPAVGVANAYDAMQLGALAIKAANLLDGKAVRDGFAKIGRYDGLIKSYDRPFADGHHDALTDADYIWAEFDGDRIKPIPSRPVA; this is encoded by the coding sequence GTGATTCACCCCAACCGCCGTGCAATGCTGACCGGCATGATCCTCGCGACCGCCGGTATGACCTTGGGCCTTGGCGCCTGCGGAAGTGGCGACACGATCAAGGTGGGTCTGATCACAGCCCTTTCCGCCCAGTCGGCGCGGTCGGGCGAAGCGATTACGCGCGGCCTGACTATCGCCATTGACGAGATCAACGCCAGCGGCGGCCTGCTCGGCAAGAAATTGGAACTCATCCGTCGCGATGATGAAAGCAATCCGGCCAAGGGCGTGATCGCCGCACGGGAGCTGATCCACAAGGAGGGCGTCGTGCTGCTGTTCGGCGGCCTCGACACGCCAGTCGCCCGCGCGATCGTGCCGGTGGCGACCGAGGCGGGTGTACCCTTCATCATTCCGTGGGCGGCGGGCACGGCGATCACCCACAATGGCACCAATCCCAACTACGTCTTTCGGGTCTCTGCCGTGGACGAACAGGTGGACAAGGCAATGGTGACGTTCGCCACCGCCAATTATGCGGCCAAACGTCCCGGTCTTATCCTGCTCAACAACCCTTGGGGGCAGTCCAATGAAAAGGGATTGAAGACCGCGCTCGGCGCCGCAGGCCTGCCCGTCGCGGGATCGGAAAAGTTCGAGGCATCCGATGTCGATCTTGGCCCGCAGCTTGGCCGCCTGCGCGCGGCGGACGCCGATGTCCTGATGCTGGTCGCTACCGTCGGCCCGTCGGCCCAAGTGGTGAAGGCTCTCGATCAGATGGGTTGGGACGTGCCGGTGGTGTCCCATTGGGGTCCGGCTGGCGGCCGTTTCGGCGAGTTGGCGGGTCGCAGTGCATCGCGGGTGAAATTCGTCCAGACCTACAGCTTCTTTGGTCCATCGACCCCGGTGCGGGACAAGGTGATGAAGGCACTTCAGGCAAAATATCCGGACATCAAGGGGCCGGGCGATGTCACGCCCGCCGTCGGTGTCGCCAACGCTTACGACGCGATGCAGCTTGGCGCACTGGCGATCAAGGCCGCCAATTTGCTCGACGGCAAGGCGGTGCGTGACGGCTTTGCGAAGATCGGGCGCTATGATGGTCTCATCAAAAGCTACGACCGGCCCTTCGCCGATGGCCATCATGACGCATTGACCGATGCCGACTATATCTGGGCAGAGTTTGATGGCGACCGTATCAAGCCCATCCCCTCGCGCCCGGTGGCCTGA
- a CDS encoding GntR family transcriptional regulator has protein sequence MTKTKSPKPRQSADPAAPEAGTSGLIASAPEKGTDIEQHIYQTVFDSVLNQRLTPGTKLPEPALCDLFGVSRAVVRKVLQRLEHDRIVELRPNRGAVIAAPTPEETRQIFEARRALEVSIVELAAKRHNKADIAALNHLLDHEHEVTQSPYQPTWAACAREFHLKIAALAGNPILINYLTELMSRCSLIVALYEPVGNAACEHAEHRKIVEYIAKGDVASARAEMGRHLRSLEDRICLNHGTSAQTLAQMLNLG, from the coding sequence ATGACCAAGACCAAATCACCCAAGCCCAGGCAGAGTGCAGACCCGGCGGCGCCGGAAGCTGGCACCAGCGGCCTGATTGCAAGCGCACCTGAAAAGGGTACGGATATAGAACAGCATATCTATCAGACGGTGTTCGACAGCGTGCTGAACCAGCGGCTGACGCCAGGCACGAAGCTGCCTGAACCCGCGCTGTGCGACCTGTTCGGCGTAAGCCGCGCGGTGGTGCGCAAGGTGCTGCAACGGCTGGAGCATGACCGGATCGTCGAATTGCGGCCCAATAGAGGCGCGGTGATCGCCGCTCCGACGCCGGAAGAAACCCGGCAGATTTTCGAAGCGCGGCGCGCGTTGGAGGTGTCGATCGTCGAACTGGCTGCCAAGCGCCATAACAAGGCCGACATCGCCGCGCTCAACCATCTGCTCGACCATGAGCATGAGGTGACACAAAGTCCCTATCAGCCGACATGGGCGGCCTGCGCGCGCGAATTTCACCTGAAAATCGCGGCGCTGGCGGGCAATCCGATCCTGATCAATTATCTGACAGAACTGATGTCGCGCTGCTCGCTGATCGTCGCGCTCTACGAGCCGGTGGGCAATGCGGCGTGCGAACATGCCGAGCATCGGAAGATCGTTGAATATATCGCCAAGGGCGATGTCGCGTCGGCTCGGGCCGAAATGGGGCGGCATCTGCGCAGCCTGGAGGATCGGATCTGCCTCAACCATGGGACGTCGGCCCAGACGCTCGCCCAGATGCTCAATCTGGGATGA
- a CDS encoding flavin reductase family protein, whose protein sequence is MSDAATNAGVAAQTHVDFAAITAYQRYKLMASLIVPRPIALVTTVNAAGVVNAAPFSMFAMMGEDPPLVMISINRLTDGTLKDTAANILRSGEFVVHMTDEPITRQMHDCGTALPSDQSELDLVGFAAEPSLAITPPRIAQAPVAFECALWEKVETDSRYIFFGRILHMHARNGLIDTQAWRVNLQDYFPVGRFGASFYMKTRDRFALESGDDARVTEIDRI, encoded by the coding sequence ATGAGCGACGCGGCCACCAATGCCGGCGTCGCTGCACAGACGCATGTCGATTTCGCAGCGATCACGGCGTATCAGCGCTATAAATTGATGGCGAGCCTGATAGTGCCCCGGCCCATCGCGCTGGTGACGACGGTGAACGCCGCGGGCGTGGTCAATGCTGCACCCTTCAGCATGTTCGCGATGATGGGTGAGGATCCGCCGCTGGTGATGATCAGCATCAACCGGTTGACCGACGGAACGCTCAAGGACACGGCCGCCAACATCCTGCGATCGGGCGAATTTGTGGTCCATATGACCGATGAGCCGATCACGCGGCAAATGCACGACTGTGGCACGGCCTTACCCTCCGACCAGAGCGAACTTGACCTTGTCGGTTTTGCCGCCGAGCCATCGCTGGCCATCACCCCGCCGCGCATTGCGCAGGCGCCGGTGGCCTTCGAATGCGCGCTATGGGAGAAGGTAGAGACGGACAGTCGTTACATCTTCTTCGGCCGTATTCTGCATATGCATGCCCGCAACGGGCTGATTGACACGCAGGCGTGGCGCGTGAACCTTCAGGACTATTTCCCGGTGGGGCGTTTCGGCGCCAGTTTCTACATGAAGACCCGCGATCGATTCGCTCTGGAAAGCGGCGATGATGCCCGCGTTACCGAGATCGATCGAATCTAG
- a CDS encoding TonB-dependent receptor — protein sequence MIRIAKLASGVAFGAISLGMVAAPSMVQAQVITGAINGRITGPDGAAVGNAPITIVHVPSGTTTSAVTSTDGVFAARNLRPGGPYTVTATSPDLGTRSIEVPSINTGDAYQVNFTLGEDQAIVVTAATVGGTDLKTGPSSNFSAAQIMAAPSISRDLKDLARMNPFVTIDPTNNDALVCGGANNRTNSLTIDGVRQNDDFGLQANGYPTQRSPISLDVVETLGVELAPYDVNYGQFGGCTLNATTKSGGNQFHAVAFYEFTGDKLQGNGFRYTDFQDGSRQSRQLGGKFSEKTFGVTLTGPIIKDTLFFTLNYEKFKRSEPSLVGPTGSDFANQVPGVSVAQANEVRQIITDVYGFDPLGYEATKLPSNDEKIFAKVDWNVTDGHRAVFSYQQTKGSTIQSSGNTLTGTSTSLGLLSKWIERQNNLWVYKAQIFSDWSDNFSTEISASYKKMDNPGRPLAGNDFAQFRVFLNGTMTGPSIYAGTDASYQANELTTYLQQYRAKATYNTGAHRITGGYERETLKIWDLFVQNANGAYTFNSIADLRAKLASSLSYANSQSNEKSEAGFTAHTTTNTLYLQDEWAVLPELTLKAGLRYDFFEQSDRPAENPVVMQRYGISNTENLDGKHILQPRIGFNWKPDPSLTVYGGVGLFGGGSPTVWTANTFYNTGMMLGNVNCTRNAAESSACLAALTNVDGLNVNPAVQNLNTISAQRGQGLINVLDKDFKPQSSWKMSIGAQKHFDLGRFGDGWMVAAEYIHTEVKDAVAWIDLYAQANPGPAAPDGRPTFLSTRENRNDILVTNTHQGYANQVGLALSKRWTQGPLDGLQAQVSHTYISSKDMNPGITTVAASNYSGVATSDPNDPAIARSNYEFTHMTKLSASYDHAFFGDYKTRLTVFAQRRSGQPFSYTYDVAANANIAADRLVGENGALASRNRQLLYVPKADNGVVTATSDSIVRYAPGFDLAAFNAFLKRTKLLKYAGDIAPRNAFKAPPITTIDLRISQEIPGFFPEGAKAEVYLDIENFGNLLNKKWGVMQQVPNPFVSANVAARNCQIAGNCATVGDFYQYDSFAGRAATSFNTQSVWQMKIGARFKF from the coding sequence ATGATACGCATCGCTAAACTCGCGTCCGGCGTCGCCTTTGGCGCAATCAGCCTGGGTATGGTCGCCGCGCCGTCCATGGTGCAGGCGCAGGTCATCACCGGCGCGATCAACGGGCGGATCACCGGCCCGGACGGCGCGGCCGTCGGCAATGCGCCTATCACGATCGTCCATGTGCCGTCGGGCACCACAACCAGCGCCGTGACCAGCACGGACGGCGTATTTGCCGCGCGCAACCTGCGCCCCGGCGGTCCTTACACCGTGACGGCGACCTCGCCCGATCTGGGCACGCGGTCGATCGAAGTGCCTTCGATCAACACCGGCGACGCCTATCAGGTCAATTTCACGCTGGGCGAGGATCAGGCGATCGTCGTCACCGCAGCCACTGTCGGCGGCACCGACCTGAAGACCGGACCCAGTTCCAACTTCTCCGCCGCGCAGATCATGGCTGCGCCGTCGATCAGCCGCGACTTGAAGGATCTGGCGCGGATGAACCCGTTCGTCACGATCGATCCCACCAACAATGACGCGCTGGTATGCGGCGGGGCCAACAACCGTACCAATTCGCTGACGATCGACGGCGTGCGCCAGAATGACGATTTCGGCTTACAGGCCAACGGCTATCCGACCCAGCGCTCGCCCATTTCACTCGATGTCGTAGAAACGCTGGGTGTCGAACTGGCACCCTATGACGTCAATTACGGCCAGTTTGGCGGCTGTACGCTCAACGCCACCACCAAGTCGGGCGGCAATCAGTTCCACGCCGTCGCCTTTTACGAATTTACCGGCGACAAGCTGCAGGGTAACGGTTTTCGCTATACCGACTTCCAGGATGGATCGCGCCAGTCGCGCCAGCTTGGCGGTAAATTCTCCGAAAAGACTTTTGGTGTCACGCTGACTGGTCCGATCATCAAGGACACCCTGTTCTTCACGCTCAACTACGAAAAGTTCAAGCGCAGCGAACCCTCACTGGTTGGCCCGACGGGTTCGGATTTCGCCAACCAAGTGCCCGGCGTCAGCGTTGCGCAGGCCAATGAAGTGCGGCAGATCATCACGGACGTCTATGGCTTCGACCCGCTAGGTTATGAGGCCACCAAGCTGCCCAGCAATGACGAAAAGATTTTCGCCAAGGTCGACTGGAACGTGACCGATGGCCACCGTGCAGTCTTTTCCTACCAACAGACCAAGGGATCCACGATCCAGTCGAGCGGCAACACGTTGACCGGCACCAGCACATCGCTGGGCCTGTTGTCCAAGTGGATCGAACGACAGAATAACCTGTGGGTCTATAAGGCGCAGATATTCTCGGACTGGAGTGACAATTTCAGCACCGAAATCAGCGCGTCCTACAAAAAAATGGACAATCCGGGTCGGCCGCTGGCAGGCAATGATTTCGCCCAGTTCCGTGTTTTCCTGAACGGCACGATGACGGGCCCCAGCATTTATGCAGGCACCGACGCCTCCTATCAGGCGAACGAACTGACCACCTACCTCCAGCAATATCGCGCCAAGGCGACCTACAATACCGGGGCGCATCGCATCACCGGCGGCTATGAGCGCGAGACGTTGAAGATCTGGGATTTGTTCGTTCAGAACGCCAATGGCGCCTACACTTTCAACTCAATCGCGGACCTGCGAGCCAAGTTGGCGTCATCGCTCAGCTACGCCAATTCACAGAGCAACGAGAAGTCGGAGGCCGGTTTCACCGCCCACACCACGACCAACACCCTGTATCTACAGGATGAGTGGGCGGTCCTGCCCGAACTGACGCTGAAGGCTGGCCTGCGCTACGATTTCTTCGAGCAGTCGGATCGTCCGGCTGAAAATCCGGTGGTGATGCAGCGCTACGGCATTTCCAACACCGAAAATCTCGACGGCAAGCATATCCTGCAACCGCGCATCGGCTTTAACTGGAAGCCCGATCCCAGCTTGACGGTTTATGGCGGTGTCGGCCTGTTTGGCGGTGGATCGCCAACCGTGTGGACTGCCAACACCTTCTATAACACCGGCATGATGCTGGGGAATGTAAACTGTACGCGCAATGCCGCAGAATCGTCTGCTTGCCTGGCCGCGCTTACCAATGTCGATGGCCTGAACGTCAACCCGGCGGTGCAGAATCTCAACACCATCAGCGCTCAGCGCGGACAGGGGCTGATCAATGTGCTCGACAAGGATTTCAAGCCGCAGTCCTCGTGGAAGATGTCGATCGGCGCGCAGAAGCATTTCGACCTGGGACGCTTTGGCGACGGGTGGATGGTCGCGGCGGAATATATCCATACAGAGGTGAAGGACGCAGTCGCCTGGATCGACCTCTATGCCCAGGCGAACCCTGGACCAGCCGCGCCCGACGGACGTCCGACTTTCCTGTCGACGCGCGAAAACCGCAACGATATCCTCGTCACCAACACGCATCAGGGCTATGCCAATCAGGTCGGGCTGGCGCTGAGCAAGCGCTGGACCCAGGGGCCGCTCGACGGATTGCAGGCGCAGGTGTCGCATACCTATATCAGTTCGAAGGACATGAATCCGGGCATCACCACGGTGGCCGCGTCCAACTATAGCGGCGTTGCGACGTCGGACCCGAACGACCCGGCGATTGCGCGGTCCAACTATGAATTCACCCATATGACAAAGCTGTCGGCCAGCTATGACCATGCCTTCTTCGGTGACTACAAGACGCGGCTTACGGTTTTTGCCCAGCGGCGTTCGGGCCAGCCTTTCAGCTACACCTATGATGTCGCCGCCAACGCGAACATCGCCGCCGATAGGCTGGTGGGCGAGAATGGCGCGCTCGCTTCCCGCAACCGTCAGCTGCTTTATGTGCCCAAGGCAGACAATGGCGTCGTCACCGCGACCAGCGATTCGATCGTGCGCTATGCCCCCGGCTTTGATCTTGCCGCGTTCAACGCTTTTCTCAAGCGTACGAAACTGTTGAAATATGCTGGCGACATTGCCCCTCGCAATGCTTTCAAGGCGCCGCCGATCACCACGATTGACCTGCGGATCAGTCAGGAAATTCCCGGCTTCTTTCCCGAAGGCGCAAAGGCGGAAGTCTATTTGGACATCGAAAATTTCGGTAACTTACTGAACAAGAAATGGGGCGTGATGCAACAGGTGCCCAACCCGTTCGTGTCCGCCAACGTCGCGGCCCGTAACTGCCAGATTGCGGGCAACTGCGCGACCGTGGGCGACTTCTACCAATATGACAGTTTTGCCGGGCGCGCCGCCACCAGCTTCAACACCCAATCTGTCTGGCAGATGAAGATCGGCGCACGCTTCAAATTCTGA
- a CDS encoding amidohydrolase: MTHSIDLSRRSLLTATVAVGALGAMPALAEQAKATQAKATLAPDYVLKNIVLETGYAREAGEVIGTLTQKAAIVVRQGKIAAVIPDGGALPVGLAVRDGGGMLLLPSFRDMHIHLDKTFYGGPWVPPRKRKGGIAGQIKLENTLLPKMLPTLEERASKLVELLQGNGTTFARSQCNVDPVIGTKHVELLRHALEQRNATFGHEIVAFPQHGLVSANLIPTMRAAMAAGATHVGGIDPTAVDGGMEKSVDAMMDIAITMKKGVDIHLHEPGASGIAAIRRIADTVEREPSLKGKVTLSHSFSLMSLSEPELAELATRLAALDISVASTLPFGGRIMPIPGLLAKGVKVYTGTDSVMDHWSVFGSGDVLEKAKLACQLYGWSDEYGISQSLKIATGGPTSLNAAGEQVWPKPGDAADMVLVPASCSAEAVARQAPRKAVFHGGNLAAGALPDAVA, encoded by the coding sequence ATGACGCACAGCATCGACCTCTCCCGCCGCAGTCTCCTTACCGCCACAGTGGCGGTCGGGGCACTGGGGGCCATGCCTGCGCTGGCCGAACAGGCAAAAGCGACACAGGCGAAGGCAACACTGGCGCCCGACTATGTGTTGAAGAATATCGTGCTGGAAACAGGCTATGCGCGGGAAGCGGGGGAGGTGATCGGCACCCTCACGCAAAAGGCGGCAATTGTCGTGCGCCAGGGCAAGATCGCCGCCGTCATCCCTGACGGTGGCGCGCTCCCTGTGGGCCTTGCCGTCAGGGATGGTGGCGGGATGCTGCTGCTTCCCTCTTTCCGCGACATGCACATTCATCTGGACAAGACCTTCTATGGCGGCCCCTGGGTTCCCCCGCGCAAGCGCAAGGGCGGGATCGCGGGGCAGATCAAGCTGGAAAACACGCTATTGCCAAAGATGCTGCCTACGCTGGAGGAGCGTGCGAGCAAGCTGGTTGAACTGTTACAGGGAAACGGCACCACCTTCGCGCGCAGTCAGTGCAATGTCGATCCGGTGATCGGCACCAAACATGTCGAACTGCTCAGGCATGCGCTTGAACAGCGGAACGCGACCTTCGGGCATGAAATCGTCGCCTTCCCGCAGCACGGGCTGGTCAGCGCCAACCTGATCCCCACGATGCGCGCGGCGATGGCGGCCGGCGCAACCCATGTCGGCGGGATCGACCCGACTGCGGTCGATGGCGGCATGGAAAAGTCGGTCGACGCGATGATGGATATCGCCATCACCATGAAGAAGGGCGTCGACATCCACTTACATGAACCGGGCGCGAGCGGAATCGCGGCGATCCGGCGGATCGCCGACACGGTGGAGCGCGAACCAAGCCTGAAGGGCAAAGTCACGCTGAGCCACAGCTTCTCGCTCATGTCGCTCTCCGAGCCGGAACTGGCAGAGCTGGCGACGCGTCTAGCCGCGCTCGATATCTCCGTGGCCTCCACCCTGCCGTTTGGCGGTCGCATCATGCCCATCCCCGGCCTGCTGGCAAAGGGGGTCAAGGTCTATACCGGGACAGACAGCGTCATGGATCATTGGTCCGTGTTTGGATCGGGCGATGTACTGGAAAAGGCCAAGCTGGCCTGCCAACTTTACGGCTGGAGTGACGAATATGGCATCTCGCAATCCCTCAAGATCGCGACGGGTGGCCCGACGTCGCTGAACGCGGCTGGCGAGCAGGTCTGGCCCAAGCCAGGCGATGCCGCTGATATGGTGCTGGTGCCGGCAAGTTGCTCGGCGGAAGCCGTCGCCCGACAGGCCCCACGCAAGGCGGTGTTCCATGGCGGCAACCTGGCCGCCGGAGCGCTGCCTGACGCGGTAGCCTGA